One genomic window of Opitutia bacterium includes the following:
- a CDS encoding sensor histidine kinase has translation MTPLARALLLSITLVGVFLVAAFSLQAWWLRQETAARSEMADRLETTLSGALRLVSRAPEKWDESFRRDLSGLVQADVQLRRAPVVAPNLPDALFAAVPLPGHPDWTVTATGNSPTLQRLRRSHQRLFVTTIFLALLLGAIPLVFSLASSRPNPERDTRAPWRRDAAGFEQFARLTVERGAALEREHDARRRAEEDLQVSRTLLDRSLEERIKLGRELHDNMSQTLYAVSLALESVRKKMTAAPAIEERLDQCVVELRRLNQEVRAYIRELEPENLRRESFPTALASTLKGLVPDHVVLEQRLDPTALELIPAQHASELVNIVREAVSNSVRHGRAQRITLRAAHDAGSLALAIADDGAGFAASQTASGGHGLANMRARAAALGGTLHVESAPGKGTRVLLTLPLASPSSA, from the coding sequence ATGACGCCCCTCGCTCGCGCGCTCCTGCTCTCGATCACCCTCGTCGGGGTTTTCCTCGTCGCGGCGTTTTCACTGCAAGCGTGGTGGCTGCGGCAGGAAACCGCGGCGCGCAGCGAAATGGCGGACCGGCTCGAAACCACTTTGAGCGGCGCCCTCCGCCTCGTTTCGCGGGCTCCGGAAAAATGGGACGAGTCCTTTCGCCGCGATCTGAGCGGCTTGGTGCAGGCCGACGTCCAACTGCGGCGCGCGCCGGTCGTGGCGCCAAACCTGCCGGACGCCTTGTTCGCGGCGGTTCCGCTGCCGGGTCATCCCGATTGGACGGTCACCGCCACCGGCAACTCGCCCACGCTCCAGCGGCTGCGGCGCTCGCATCAACGCCTCTTCGTCACCACCATCTTTCTCGCGCTGCTTCTCGGTGCCATTCCGCTCGTGTTCAGCCTGGCCAGCTCGCGCCCGAATCCCGAGCGCGACACTCGTGCACCTTGGCGGCGCGACGCGGCGGGCTTCGAGCAATTCGCCCGCCTCACCGTCGAGCGCGGCGCGGCGCTCGAACGCGAGCACGACGCGCGCCGTCGCGCCGAGGAGGACCTGCAGGTCAGCCGCACGCTGCTCGACCGTTCTCTCGAGGAGCGCATCAAGCTCGGCCGCGAACTCCACGACAACATGAGCCAGACGCTCTACGCCGTGAGCCTCGCGCTCGAAAGCGTCCGCAAGAAAATGACCGCCGCGCCCGCGATAGAGGAGCGACTCGACCAGTGCGTCGTCGAACTGCGCCGCCTCAATCAGGAAGTCCGCGCTTACATCCGCGAGCTCGAGCCGGAGAATCTCCGCCGCGAATCCTTCCCCACCGCGCTGGCCTCAACGCTCAAAGGCCTCGTGCCTGATCACGTGGTGCTGGAACAACGTCTCGATCCCACCGCGCTCGAACTGATTCCCGCGCAGCACGCCTCGGAGCTGGTGAACATCGTTCGCGAGGCTGTCAGCAACAGCGTGCGCCACGGCCGCGCGCAACGCATCACGCTGCGCGCCGCGCATGACGCAGGCTCGCTCGCGCTCGCGATTGCGGACGACGGCGCGGGCTTCGCCGCCAGCCAGACGGCTTCCGGCGGCCACGGCCTCGCCAACATGCGTGCCCGCGCCGCCGCGCTTGGCGGCACGCTGCACGTCGAGTCCGCCCCGGGAAAAGGCACTCGCGTCCTCCTCACGTTGCCCCTCG